The following are encoded in a window of Dysidea avara chromosome 4, odDysAvar1.4, whole genome shotgun sequence genomic DNA:
- the LOC136253779 gene encoding uncharacterized protein: MLTLLPNHLNLERFWDLESVGVIPPDDISEDKVLDNYSTSCVTCDHDGAYVARFPWKLDHPDLPTNFTVAKQRTNQLVKRLSQTPELLKVYSRIIAEQEAKGFIECLDDQSTHTSVHYIPHHVVEKDSTTTPIRIVFDCSCRQSSKHPSLNDCLIIGSPCDNDLCTLLVRFRSHTFGLSTDIEKAFLHVRLHPDNRNYTRFFWLSDPTDLSSPLCVYRFKVVPFGATSSPIMLNAVLQYHLKQYNSPVSKDMLSNLYVDNIISGCDTEQAAVA; this comes from the coding sequence ATGCTCACTCTTTTACCTAATCATTTGAACTTGGAACGTTTTTGGGACTTAGAATCTGTAGGTGTGATCCCTCCTGATGACATTTCAGAAGACAAGGTACTAGACAACTACTCAACCTCTTGTGTCACATGTGATCATGATGGAGCTTATGTTGCTAGATTTCCGTGGAAGCTAGACCACCCTGATCTTCCTACTAATTTCACCGTAGCCAAGCAGAGAACCAATCAACTTGTGAAGCGTTTGTCCCAAACTCCTGAACTACTGAAGGTGTACAGCCGAATCATTGCAGAGCAGGAAGCTAAGGGTTTCATTGAATGTCTAGATGACCAGTCAACACACACCAGTGTTCACTACATTCCTCATCACGTTGTGGAAAAAGATTCTACGACAACACCCATACGTATTGTGTTTGACTGCAGTTGTCGACAATCATCGAAACACCCCAGCCTCAATGATTGTCTGATCATTGGTTCACCATGTGACAATGATTTATGCACCCTTCTTGTCCGCTTCAGGTCTCACACATTTGGTTTATCAACAGACATTGAGAAAGCTTTCTTACATGTACGGCTACACCCGGACAATAGGAACTATACACGCTTCTTTTGGCTTTCTGATCCAACAGATCTTTCCAGTCCACTTTGTGTCTACCGTTTTAAAGTTGTACCATTTGGTGCCACTAGCTCACCAATTATGCTGAATGCCGTGTTGCAATACCATCTCAAGCAATACAATTCACCTGTGTCGAAAGATATGCTCTCTAACCTCTATGTGGACAACATCATATCTGGCTGTGATACAGAACAAGCAGCAGTGGCTTAA